From Elusimicrobiota bacterium:
CAGCCGCGCGTCCCCGCCAGCGGTTGCAGTCCCCACTCGCGCGCCTTCCGCGCCAGGTAGGTCAGCCGCAGCTCCGGCGTCTCCGCCGCGATGTGCCAGCGCTCCATCAGCTCTAGCGCCGTCAGCGGCCGCGTCGCATCCTCCGGCACCGGCAGCGCCCGCGTCACCTGCTCCCGCAGCTCCCGCAGCTCCCCCAGCATCAATTCCACACACTCCCTCAGTTGTGCCAGACCGTTCATGACACACCTCCCGCGTTGATGTCTTGGATCGCATGCACCGGGCTCTCAGTGATCCTGCACACCGGGTATTTCATCCGCACTTCCGCGGCCTCAGCCAGTCGCTGGTCCTGCAGTTGCTGCTTCAGTTGCTCCAATTTGCGTTCCGTCTTGCGGATGCTTTTCAGAATGTGCTCGTTGTTCGCCGTTGTCGGCATCGCCGCATTCACCGCGTCATCCAGCCAGGCAGATTCGCCGCTGGATGAAAACGCCACCATCACTTGCCAGCTCACGACGTTCTTGAGCGGATACTTGCCCGCCCCTGGTCTCATCTCGTAATTCGAGCTGGCAGTCACCTCCAATTTCACGCGGGCGTGATGGAACTTCTCATCTTTCTCTGCCAGTTCGCGGGCCAGCAGCGTCAGGTCAAACACCTCGCCATTTGAGGGATCACCGTCGCCATAATCCAACATCACCAGCACGCGCTGCACATCACGTTCCCTCTCCACAGTAGGCTTTGAGAACAGTCTCACCGCGCACCCCCTTCCCGCTGAAACTTAAAACTGGAAACATCAAACTCCCCATCCCCCTCCAGCGTCCGCCGCAGCTCCCCCAGCGTCCGCGTCACGCGATCCAGGTGACACTGCGCGCCCTCCAGCGCGTCGCCGTAATCTTCCACGCTCAGCGTCCGCTGCGCTCCCTGCACCAGCCTCAGCGCCGTCCGGCACTCCACCCGGCACGCCTCCACGATCCGCGCCGCATCCTCCGCCTCCATCTCCGGCATGCACTCCAGCATGAGATCATCCTCCGTGCCCGCCGGCGGCAGCATCTGGCTCCACGCCCACGCCGCCATCGCGCACAGCCCCAGCGTCCCCACGATCCCAAACGCCACCCACTCCGGCACACCGGCAGTCCTCACACCTGAAACCTCAAACGTAAAGCGTGCCACCACGCTCCACAGCCATCCGCACAGCGCCGAAAGCCCCAGCAGCACCAGCACCGCCAGCAGCGTCCCCCGCCACTCCCGGCGCGACCGTCTCGGCCCCGCATATTCCAGCCCATACTTCATGCCGCCACCCCGCTTTCCAGCGTCGCACGTGACGCTTTAAACTTCGCCCCCTCCACCGCCTCCGCCCGCACAAAAAACCGCCGCCCGATCTGCCTCGCCTCCGGCAGCCGCCGCGTCCCGCGATACAACTGCAACCGAACCGCATGCGGCGTCACACCTTGCTCCTCCGCGCGCTGCGCCAGCCACGTTTTCATCGGCACCCAGCCCGCCAGCAGGTCCTTTTTATCCACCTTCACCCCCATCAGTCGGCGCAGCCTGGTCATCGCACGCTCCATCAGGCACTGCACCCATGTGTGAGACACGCCCATCTCCGCCGCCACCTCGCGTTGCAGCCGCCCCTTCATCACGCACTCCACCACCACCCGGCGCTCCGGCTCAGTCAGTTTTTCCAGCGCCCGCATCATCGCCGTGTGCCGGTCATCCGCGCTCCACGTCTCCGGGTCCGGCATCGTCAGCGCCCCGTGCATCGTCCGCTCCTCATCGCCGTCCATCGCCTCATCCAGCCGCATAAACGACACCGCCTTCCCCTGCGGATACCGGATCAACTGGCTCTTCCGCCACACAAAATTCCGCATCAGGTTATCCACCCATCTCCCCGCATAGGTCAGCAGCGTCACCCCGCGCGTCGCGTCGTAGTGATCCATCGCCTGCCACAGCGCGATCCTCCCCTCCTGCATCAGATCATCCGCATACATCTCCAGATGCGGCATCGCCGTCATCCACCGCATCGCCCGGCTTCTCACAAAGCCCTCATGCAGCTCCAGCACCTCCTCGGTGCCCAGTTGGTCCTGTCTGTTCGCCTCAATACTCATCGTCGTGTTGCTTCGTTGCTGTGATTTCAAACTTCCTCGTCTCCCAAAAAGGTCCCGCCTGCGCCCGCGCTCCCCTGGGGCATCCATCGTGGTGATGCCGAACATCAGACGCGGCGGGAAAACTCCGCCCCTCCCCGCGCTGCGCAGCCCTCACCTGCGCAGCGCCGTCGTTCTTCTCCTCGTGTTCCGTTTCATCGTTGGCCCTCCGGTTTCATGGTTTTTTCAGGGGAAAAAGGTCAGGCCAGCTCCGCCAGCAGCGTCTGCAACGCGTTCCGGCCATCACAGGCCGCGTCCACCAGCCGCCGTGCCTGCCCCGGTCCTTTGACCAGGTCCGCAGCCTTCGGAGCCCCCGCAATCTTCGCGCGCAGGATCTCCAGCGCGGCAGCCAGCTTTTTCGATTCCGTAGCAGTCAGTTTCATGGTTTGTGCTTTGGGTTGAGGTTCACATCCACTCACTGCGCCCGAAGAACACCAGCCCGCCCGAGATCGGGCACTTCAAGGCAATCTGGCCGGACTCATTGGCATCCACATGATGCGTGCTGCCCGCGTGAAACTGCCAGCCATGCACGGTGCGGTAGTTGATGAGCAGCTTCTTGGGGCGGGGCGTTGCAGAGTTGGTGAAGTTGACTTTCATGGTCATGGTTTGGGTTGGGTTGAGTTGCGTTGAAAAATCAGGCCGCCTTCGCCGCCGTGGCCGTTGCCGCCGCCACCGTCGGCCCGCGCCGCGCCTCCCGGCGCATCCGCAGCGCCTCCACCAGGATGCTCTCAATCGGCACCTGCCGTCTCATCGACTCATCCAGCAGCTCCCGCTGCTCGTCCGGGTTGAGTCTGTCGCTGAAATCAAGAGTGAGGGTGGCTTTCATTTGTTCAATGGGTAACGAATAGGACAATAAACAACCCATTGGGTATGTCAAAACAAAAGTTGGACATTGTATTAAAAACGGGTAACTTTTGTTACCCATGACTAAAGAACAGCTCGAATCCCTGCGGAAGTCGCGCGGCCTCACCCGCGAACAACTTGCCGCCGATCTCGGCGGATGCACCGCTCAAGCCATTGTGAAATGGGAGCGCGGCGAACGCGCCATCCCCGCTTGGGTGGAAGAAAAGATGATGCGGGCCATTCCGGTCACCTTACCTTTGGATGAACTTCATTTACTCCTCGATGAGGCCCAGGCCAGCGGACTCAGTGCCGATCAGATCATTGCTGAAGCCATACGCCTCTGGCTGAAAACCAAACGCCCCGCTGAAAACCTCATCCCCATCGGCACGCGGCGTGAAGTCAGCTACAAAACAAGCGGCGGCAGCGGCGGCTCCCACGACATCTCCCAAGTCGCTGAAGAGCACGAAAAACACATCCAGCCCTAAACAACAAAAGCCGCTCACTGAGCGGCTTTTTCATGGGCGGCATCCAGCGCATCAACAGCTTCTTGTATTCGATTTCCGGATACTTTTTCATCATCTCCGCCACGAACTCTTCCAAGGGCAGGCACTGCTCCAAATCACCCAGCATGGAAAAGCGGAACACCCAGTTCACAAAAACAGGACCGCCAAACGCATTCTTCGCGCGCACCTTCACCGCTTGCCAGTAGCCCGCCTCATGCTCAATCAAGCGGCTGCGGCGCATGATTTCAGCCTCGGGATCCGGCACCGTCTCGCGCAGATAGGTCTTGATGCGTTGCATCGTCCGCTCCTCAATCGAACCTTTGCCGGCTGAAGCCTTCTCCTCAGTCCGTTGGCCATCGCGCAGCCCGATCACCGCGAACACACCCGCCACAAGAATCATGCAGAAGAAGAGAAACTTTTGCCCGCCGCTCATCCCCGCACCATGCCCACCACCGCCATCTTGCAACCTGAAACTTGAAACCTCACCTCCCCTCCGGCGGCCGCAGCGCAAAAAACCGCCGTGCCTCCGCCTTCGTCTTCAGCGCGCGGTAATTCGTGTGCAGCACCTCCGCGCTCCGCTGCCCCAGGATCGCCTGCAATTTTGCCTCGTCCTCGTGCATCGCATAATGCATCGAGGCGAACGTGTGCCTCAGCCCGTTGTGC
This genomic window contains:
- the fliA gene encoding RNA polymerase sigma factor FliA; this translates as MSIEANRQDQLGTEEVLELHEGFVRSRAMRWMTAMPHLEMYADDLMQEGRIALWQAMDHYDATRGVTLLTYAGRWVDNLMRNFVWRKSQLIRYPQGKAVSFMRLDEAMDGDEERTMHGALTMPDPETWSADDRHTAMMRALEKLTEPERRVVVECVMKGRLQREVAAEMGVSHTWVQCLMERAMTRLRRLMGVKVDKKDLLAGWVPMKTWLAQRAEEQGVTPHAVRLQLYRGTRRLPEARQIGRRFFVRAEAVEGAKFKASRATLESGVAA